The genomic DNA TTTTCCAATTAAGGAGCTTTGCTGAATTAGTAGCTGAGGGTTCTTGGGTAGAAGCATCCATTGATACAGCAATACCAGATAGAGCACCTTTGCCAAAGTCAGATATTCGAAAAATGAATGTTCCAATAGGCCCTGTAGTAGTATTTGGAGCAAGTAATTTTCCATTAGCGTATTCAACAGCAGGAGGAGATACAGCTGCGGCATTAGCCGCTGGTTGCCCAGTAATTGTAAAGTCGCACCCAATGCATGCAGGAACAGGAGCATTGGTAGCTTCTGCAATAATAAAAGCCGCGGAAAAAACAGGAATGCCTAATGGAGTGTTTTCTAATTTGAATTCAAGTGGTATTGAAGTAGGGCAGCAATTAGTGTCGCATCCAAAAGTAAAGGCCGTTGGTTTTACAGGAAGTATTCGAGGAGGAAGAGCTTTGTTGGATTTAGCAGCAAAAAGAGAAGAACCAATTCCAGTTTTTGCAGAAATGGGAAGTGTCAATCCTGTTGTTATTTTACCAGAAGCTTTGGAAACAAGAGGAGCAGTTTTAGCAGAAACTTATGCCAAATCAATTACTCTAGGAACAGGACAGTTTTGTACCAATCCAGGATTGATTCTAGGAATAAAAAGCGAAGCGTTGACTAATTTTATTGAAAAATTAGCTGTAGAAACTGTAAAAATAAATCCTTCATGTATGTTGCATCCAAATATTGTTGGAGCTTATGAAACAAATAAAAAGAAGTTATTAGCAGAAACAGGCATCGAGGTTGTTGGAGCTTATAAAGAAGCAGTAAAAAATAATTACGCAACGCAAGTAGTAGCTACAGTATCAGGAAGTACTTTTTTAAAGAACCCTACGTTGCATCAAGAAGTATTCGGACCTTTTTCATTAGTAGTTCAATGTGAAGATAAAGCAGCTTTAGAAAAAATAATAGCGGCTTTAGAAGGGCAACTAACAGGAACCATTATAGCCAATGATTCAGAAATTGGAACGTATAATTCACTAATAACAACCTTACAAGATAGAGTAGGACGCATCATTTTCAATGGGGTGCCTACTGGAGTTGAAGTTTGTCCATCTATGGTTCATGGAGGGCCGTACCCAGCATCAACAGACAATCGTTTTACGGCAGTTGGTGTCAATTCAATTAAACGTTGGGTAAGACCGTTTAGTTATCAAGATTTTCCAAATGCATTATTGCCAGAGGAGTTGCAAAATGAAAACCCGCTGCACATTGCTAGGTTACTTAACAATACGATGACACGAGATAAAATTTAATAAGTAGGATTTTGACTCCTCTTTTTTATACCGATTAGTTTAATTTGTAAGCGGTATTAAATTTCATTATGAAAGGGGTTTTTCATTGAGAGGAGCAAAGTCCAAACGATCTTAACGATATAAGCTGCCCTAAAAAACGAATTCATGAGAAAAACATTTTTTTGTATAGATGCCCATACTTGCGGTAATCCAGTAAGAGTAATTGCAGGAGGAGGACCTAATTTAAAAGGGGCCAATATGAGTGAAAAACGCCAGCATTTTTTAAAAGAATATGATTGGATTCGAAAAGGGTTGATGTTTGAGCCAAGAGGGCATGATATGATGAGTGGAGCCATTTTATTTCCTCCTCATGATTCAGAAAATGATTTTTCAATATTATTTATAGAAACTTCGGGTTGTTTACCAATGTGTGGGCATGGAACTATTGGCACGATTACCATAGCTATTGAAGAAGGATTGATTATACCTAAGCAGCCAGGGCTTATAAAAATGGAAGCACCAGCGGGACTAGTGCAAATAGCGTACGGACAAACTGGTAAAAAAGTAGATTGGGTGCGTTTAACGAATGTGAAAAGTTATTTAGCTGCTGAAAATTTAACAATAAGTTGCCCTGAGTTAGGTGAAATAACTTTTGATGTAGCTTATGGAGGAAATTATTATGCCATTGTAGACCCTCAAAAAAACTTTTCAGGAGTGCATGATTTTACAGCTAGTAAAATTATTCAGTATTCTCAAGTAGTTAGAACACGGATCAATAAAAAATACCCTGATTTGTTTATTCATCCTGAAAATGATACTATTAGAGATGTAACACATATGCTATGGACAGGAAATCCGTTAGAGGCATCTTCTTCAGGAAGAAATGCCGTATTTTATGGCGATAAAGCCATTGATAGAAGTCCTTGTGGTACAGGAACATCAGCAAGATTAGCGCAATTATATGCAAAGGGAAAATTGAAAAAAGGAGAAGAATTTATTCATGAAAGTTTTATTGGAAGTAAGTTTATTGGGCGTGTAGAAGAAGAAACTACCTTAGGAGGAAAATTAGCTATTGTTCCAAGCATTCAAGGATGGGCAAAGGTATATGGCTATAATACCATCATTATTGATGAAGAGGAGGATCCGTATGCACATGGTTTTCAGGTAATATAAAACTGAAGCGGTTTCAGCTTTTTTTGAAGTCTGCAAATTGGTCTTATTTCACCTTAATTTTAGCTTTTTAGGGTAAAAGATCCCAAATTTTCGCTTCTAAACAAAAGGTTTAAATCACTTCACTGATGAAAATCAATTACAATACAATTTCTTATAAAAAAATAGAAGGGCTTATTTAAAAATTGGTGAAATAATAGAAAGAAAGTAATCTGTAAAAGAGAAAGAGATTAAATAGATTTGGGAATGCTTTTTATAAGTTGAAATACTTAAAAAGAAGCCTACTAATTAATTAAAATTTATTAGATGTCAAAAGAAGTACTCATTATAGGAGGTGGGATTATAGGGTTATGCGCTGCATATTATTTGCAAAAAGAAGGACATAAAGTAACGATCATTGATAAAGCCGATTTTTCGTCAGGAGCTTCTTTTGTAAACGCAGGATATATCACACCAAGTCATATTATTTCTTTAGCCGCACCAGGAATGATTCGCAAAGGAGTTAAGTGGATGTTAGATGCTTCTAGTCCTTTTTATGTAAAGCCTCGTTTAGATATGGATTTTTTGAAGTGGTCATGGTTGTTTAAAAAATCAGCGACGCAACAAAAGGTAGCTGCTTCCATTCCTGTAATAAAAGAGATCAATCTGTTTAGTCGGGCTTTGTATGAAGAAATGAAACAATCAGAAGATTTTAATTTTTTCTATAAACACAAAGGATTGTTGATGTATTACCAAACAGAAAAAGCAGGAGCAGAAGAATGGGCTATAGGGAAGATGGCTATTAAAGAAGGACTTAAAGTAGAGCATTTAACAAAAGAAGCTGTAAAAAAGATAGAACCTCATGTAAATTTAAATATCAAAGGAGCAATATATTATCATTCAGATGCGCATATGACTCCTCATGAATTTATGCAGCAACTAAAAGTATATCTAGAAAAAAAAGGAGTGACAATACATGCCAATGAGGAGGTGTTAGACCTCCATCTTTCTAAAAATAAGATTACTTCTATACTTACTAATAAACGAACTTTAGAGGCTGATGAAGTAGTAGTGGCAACTGGTGCTTGGACGCAAAAAATAGCGCAAAAGTTAGGAACAACCATTCCTGTTCAGGCAGGGAAAGGATATAGTATTAATACGGATAAAAATACAGGAATTACTGTTCCTGCTATTTTAATGGAAGCAAAGGTAGCAGTAACTCCTATGAACGGATTTACGCGCTTTGCAGGAACTATGGAAATAGGAGGAATTAACCATGATATCAATACAACCCGTGTACGGGCAATAGCCAAGGCAAGCGAAGGGTATTACGAGGGATTGATGCTTTCAGAAAAAGAAAAAGCAGCAGCGCAATGCGGTTTGCGCCCTTGCTCACCAGATGGGTTGCCTTATATAGGGAAACTACCAGATATAAGTAATGCAACTATTGCAACAGGGCATGCTATGATGGGGTGGAGCTTAGGGCCAGCTACAGGAAAATTAGTTGCTGAGATACTTTCAGAAAAAAAGCCTAGTTTAAATTTAGAGCCGTTTCACGTAGCGCGTTTTTCTTAAAAAGCAATCATTTTCTTTTCAAGTAATTTCAAATCATAACTGGTGTAAACAGTGTATCTTTGGAGATCATGGAAAAGCGAGAACTTCGAAAAATATACAAAGAAAAAAGGAGGGCGTTAACAGATTCAGCAATAGCTGCTTTTGAAAAAAACATCTACACCCAAATACAGCAGATGGATTGGTCATCAGTGTCAGTAATCCATATTTTTTTGCCAATAAAACAACAAAAAGAAATTAACACCTACCCGATTATTGATTTTTTAAGAAGTCTTAAAAAATCAATAGTGATTAGCAAAAGTGATTTTAAAACGAATAAACTAAGTCATTTTTTATTTGATGAGGATACCAGCTTAGTGTTGAATTCTTATGGAATACCAGAGCCTGTAAATGCAAAAGAAATAGCGGTGAGCAATATTGACTTGATTTTTGTTCCTTTATTAATTTCGGATGCTCGAAAGTATAGGGTAGGATATGGAAAAGGATTTTACGATCGTTTTATTGCTGATTGTAAAAGGGAAGTGATTACAGTAGGAATAAATTTTTTTCAACCGATACAAAAAATAACAGATATTCATAAATACGACATGGCTTTAAGTCAGGTTATTTATCCAATATAAAATTATGATAGCAAAAAGAATAGCAGCTTTAAGAACTGCAATGAAAAATAAAAATTTAGATGCATATATCATTCCTTCAGCAGATCCGCATCAGTCAGAATATGTATCAGATCATTGGAAGTTAAGAACATACTTTTCTGGATTTACGGGGTCAGCAGGTACCCTAATTATTACCAAGGATATTGCTGGAGTATGGACGGACTCTCGTTATTTCTTACAGTTTGAAGAAGAATGTAAGGATACTGAAGTAGTTTTGTATAAACAATCTATACCACATGCTCCAGAGCACGTAGCATGGTTGTGTAATTTGCTGCATAAGAATGCAGTCATAGGAATTGATTACCGCCAGTTTTCAAAAGCACAGGTAGATTATTTGACGGGTTTTACAAGTCTTAAAAACATTCAATTACAAAATGAAATGCACTTAGTTGATGGTATTTGGAATGATCGCCCAAGCTTGCCAAATACACCTATTCAAGAACATGCTACTGTATTTAGTGGGCTAACTGTAGCGTTTAAACTAAATAAAGTTTATGAAGTGCTGCGGGAAAAGCATGCTGATTTTTACTTCTTTTCAGCACTAGATGAAATAGCATGGTTACTTAATATTCGCGCTAATGATGTAGATTTTACTCCTTTAGTAACGGCGTATCTATTAGTAGGTGAAGCACGTACTATAGTGTTTGCCGATAAGAGTAGGTTTTCAGCGAATTTATTAGCGGTGTTATCCGCTTGTAAAGTTGTAGTAGAAGACTATGAAAGCATTACTGAAATAGTACCTTTGGTAACTAAAAATAAAAAAATAGTTACAGATTCAGCTTCTTTAAATTATGCCATGTACCATGCAATAGCAGGTGAATTTGTATTTGAGAAATCGATTGCAAAAGAATTAAAAGCCGTCAAAAATTCAGTAGAAATTGAAGGAGCAAAAGAATGTATGCTTAAAGATGGGGTGGCATTAACTAAATTTTTTATTTGGTTAGAAAAAGAATTAGAAGAAAATGCGATATCGGAATATGAAATAGGAAAGAAGTTAGAAGAGTTTAGAAGAGAGCAAGCGCATTATGTAGGAGCATCTTTTGCAAGCATTGTAGGTTATAAGGGAAACGGAGCTATTATTCATTATACAGCTCCTAAAGAAGGGTCTGCAATGGTACAAAAAGAAGGCGTTTTGTTGATAGACAGTGGAGCGCAATATAAAAATGGAACTACAGATATTACCAGAACTATTTGGCTAGGAGGAACTCCGACAGAAACTATAAAAAAAGCATACACTTCTGTACTAAAAGGCTATATTGAGTTGGA from Tenacibaculum maritimum NCIMB 2154 includes the following:
- a CDS encoding aldehyde dehydrogenase (NADP(+)) — protein: MITGKNYIGNRLSSKGTITYKTFHPELNQENEYVFTEATQEEINTAVDLASEAFQEFKQVSGKKKAAFLNVIADEILTLEDELIQTYCSETGLPEGRAMGERGRTVFQLRSFAELVAEGSWVEASIDTAIPDRAPLPKSDIRKMNVPIGPVVVFGASNFPLAYSTAGGDTAAALAAGCPVIVKSHPMHAGTGALVASAIIKAAEKTGMPNGVFSNLNSSGIEVGQQLVSHPKVKAVGFTGSIRGGRALLDLAAKREEPIPVFAEMGSVNPVVILPEALETRGAVLAETYAKSITLGTGQFCTNPGLILGIKSEALTNFIEKLAVETVKINPSCMLHPNIVGAYETNKKKLLAETGIEVVGAYKEAVKNNYATQVVATVSGSTFLKNPTLHQEVFGPFSLVVQCEDKAALEKIIAALEGQLTGTIIANDSEIGTYNSLITTLQDRVGRIIFNGVPTGVEVCPSMVHGGPYPASTDNRFTAVGVNSIKRWVRPFSYQDFPNALLPEELQNENPLHIARLLNNTMTRDKI
- a CDS encoding 4-hydroxyproline epimerase produces the protein MRKTFFCIDAHTCGNPVRVIAGGGPNLKGANMSEKRQHFLKEYDWIRKGLMFEPRGHDMMSGAILFPPHDSENDFSILFIETSGCLPMCGHGTIGTITIAIEEGLIIPKQPGLIKMEAPAGLVQIAYGQTGKKVDWVRLTNVKSYLAAENLTISCPELGEITFDVAYGGNYYAIVDPQKNFSGVHDFTASKIIQYSQVVRTRINKKYPDLFIHPENDTIRDVTHMLWTGNPLEASSSGRNAVFYGDKAIDRSPCGTGTSARLAQLYAKGKLKKGEEFIHESFIGSKFIGRVEEETTLGGKLAIVPSIQGWAKVYGYNTIIIDEEEDPYAHGFQVI
- a CDS encoding NAD(P)/FAD-dependent oxidoreductase is translated as MSKEVLIIGGGIIGLCAAYYLQKEGHKVTIIDKADFSSGASFVNAGYITPSHIISLAAPGMIRKGVKWMLDASSPFYVKPRLDMDFLKWSWLFKKSATQQKVAASIPVIKEINLFSRALYEEMKQSEDFNFFYKHKGLLMYYQTEKAGAEEWAIGKMAIKEGLKVEHLTKEAVKKIEPHVNLNIKGAIYYHSDAHMTPHEFMQQLKVYLEKKGVTIHANEEVLDLHLSKNKITSILTNKRTLEADEVVVATGAWTQKIAQKLGTTIPVQAGKGYSINTDKNTGITVPAILMEAKVAVTPMNGFTRFAGTMEIGGINHDINTTRVRAIAKASEGYYEGLMLSEKEKAAAQCGLRPCSPDGLPYIGKLPDISNATIATGHAMMGWSLGPATGKLVAEILSEKKPSLNLEPFHVARFS
- a CDS encoding 5-formyltetrahydrofolate cyclo-ligase: MEKRELRKIYKEKRRALTDSAIAAFEKNIYTQIQQMDWSSVSVIHIFLPIKQQKEINTYPIIDFLRSLKKSIVISKSDFKTNKLSHFLFDEDTSLVLNSYGIPEPVNAKEIAVSNIDLIFVPLLISDARKYRVGYGKGFYDRFIADCKREVITVGINFFQPIQKITDIHKYDMALSQVIYPI
- a CDS encoding aminopeptidase P family protein; amino-acid sequence: MIAKRIAALRTAMKNKNLDAYIIPSADPHQSEYVSDHWKLRTYFSGFTGSAGTLIITKDIAGVWTDSRYFLQFEEECKDTEVVLYKQSIPHAPEHVAWLCNLLHKNAVIGIDYRQFSKAQVDYLTGFTSLKNIQLQNEMHLVDGIWNDRPSLPNTPIQEHATVFSGLTVAFKLNKVYEVLREKHADFYFFSALDEIAWLLNIRANDVDFTPLVTAYLLVGEARTIVFADKSRFSANLLAVLSACKVVVEDYESITEIVPLVTKNKKIVTDSASLNYAMYHAIAGEFVFEKSIAKELKAVKNSVEIEGAKECMLKDGVALTKFFIWLEKELEENAISEYEIGKKLEEFRREQAHYVGASFASIVGYKGNGAIIHYTAPKEGSAMVQKEGVLLIDSGAQYKNGTTDITRTIWLGGTPTETIKKAYTSVLKGYIELERLQFPLGTTGAQIDAFARVHLWKNGLDYPHGTGHGIGSFGMVHEPAQGFTTGATTERGTTVHKPNQFTTIEPGCYVANEFGIRTENVVLSKTVRKTAFGEFIGFEPLTWCYIDTSLVLITELSSAEITWLNAYHALVFKQLSPFLNKEETNWLQEKCKAV